In Flavobacterium luteolum, the DNA window AAAAATAAACCGATTTTAGGAATGGTTATTATAAACGGACTTAAAAAAGATGGTTCTGAATATAACGGAGGAACAATTTTAGATCCTACAAGCGGTAAAAAATACAAATGTTATGTTACTTTAGAATCTGCAGATAAATTGAAACTTCGCGGTTATGTTGGGATTTCTTTAATGGGAAGAACACAATACTGGACACGAGTAAAAAATTAATTAATATTTAAATGCGAAAATTAGCTTCGATAGTTTTATTCTTAGCAGTAGTTTCAAACAGCTTTGGACAATCTAAGAATTCGCCATTACAAATAAGTCATCTAACAGGTGACTTTTATGTTTATAAAACATTTCATTATTACAATGGAATATTAATTTCTGCCAATGCTATGTATCTAGTTACAGATAAAGGTGTTGTGCTTTTTGATGCGCCTTGGGATAAAACACAGTTTCAGCCTTTATTGGATAGTATAAAAACAAAACACAATATAGAAGTTGTAATGCTTTTTGGCACACATTCTCATGAAGATCGTGCAGGCGGATTTGATTTTTACAGAAAAAAAGGAATCAAAACCTATTCAATTAAATTGACAGATGATATTCTGAAAGAAAAGAATGAGCCAAGAGCTGAATTTATAATTCCAAATGATACTGTATTTACAGTTGGGCAATATAAATTTGAAGTATATTATCCAGGTAAAGGACATGCGCCGGATAATATTGTAGCGTGGTTTGCTAAAGATAAAATTCTTTATGGCGGATGTTTTATAAAAAGTCAAGAAGCAAAAGATTTGGGATATTTAGGAGATGCAGATGTTAAAGAATGGGAGAGATCAATAAAAAAGGTTCAGTCGAAATTTAAAAATCCAAAATACGTTATTCCTGGACACGATGGTGGAACAACGAATAAATCTATAAATCATACTTTGGAGCTGGTGAAGGAATATAATCTTTCAAAAAATGCTTCTCTTAAAACCGGTCAGAAATAATTACTGACTTATAAAAAATTTTCATGTATTTCATCGAAGTTATTTTACCACTTTCCTTAGCAAAGACTTTTACTTATAGTATTTCTGAGGCCGAATATCATTTCATTAAAAAAGGAATGCGTGTTGCGGTGCCTTTTGGTAAAAATAAAATATATACGGGGCTTGTTTTGGATGTTCATGAAAATGCTCCGACATTATATGAAGCAAAAGAAATCCATCAGATTTTAGATGAAAAACCGATCGCAACCGAAATTCAGATTAAACACTGGCTTTGGATTGCAGATTATTATATGTGTGGCATTGGTGATGTGTATCGCGGAGCATTTCCAAGCGGATTATTGCTGGAAAGTGAAACAATTATTTCGCATAAACCCGATGTTGTGGTCAACGACAGCGAACTTTCTGACGATGAGTTTTTGATTTATGAGGCATTACATCATCAGAGTTCTTTAAAAGTTCAGGAAATTGCTTCTATTTTAAATAAAAAAAATATACTTCCAATTCTGCAAAAACTGATTGCGAAAGATATTATATTTTTAGAGGAAGAAATAAAAGAAACGTACAAGCCAAAGTTGGTTCGTTATGTTAAACTGCATTCAAAATACGAATCGGATAGTGGTTTGGAAAAATTGCTGGCAGCATTAAAAAATGCCAACAAACAAAGGGAAATTGTTTTGGCTTATTTTCAGATTAGTGCTTCTGAAAAAAAGCCTATTACAGTAAAAAAACTCATAGAAGTTTCAAATGCAGGTTCGGCAGCTGTAAAGTCTTTAGTTGAAAAGGAAATATTTGAAGAGTATTATTTACAGCAGGATCGTATTATATTTAATGGTGAAAAATCAGAAAAAGAATTACAGCTGAGTGAAGCTCAAGAAAATGCTTTTTCTGGAATAAAGAATAGTTTTTCAGAAAAAGAAGTGTGTCTGCTTCACGGCGTAACTTCGAGCGGAAAAACAGAAATTTATATAAAGCAGATTGAAGAGTATTTGGAAACTGGAAAGCAGGTTTTGTATCTGTTGCCAGAAATAGCGCTTACGACACAGCTGGTTTCTAGATTGCGCCTTCATTTTGGCGATAGAGTCGCTGTTTTTCATTCAAAATACAGTAATAATGAAAGAGTTGAGGTTTGGAGGCAAACGCTTGAAAATTCGCCGAAAGCTCAAATTGTAATAGGAGCAAGATCGGCTTTGTTTTTGCCTTTTAATGACCTAGGATTATTAATTGTTGACGAAGAACATGAGCAGACTTTTAAGCAGACTGATCCAGCGCCAAGATATCATGCAAGAGATGCCGCAATAGTTTTGGCTAATTTTCATAAAGCTAAAGTATTATTAGGTTCAGCAACACCTAGCATTGAAACCTATTTTAATACGCAAAATAATAAATACGGATTGGTAACTCTTTCTGAGCGTTACAAAAATGTGCGTTTGCCTGAAGTGGTTTTAGTTGATATAAAGGACAAGCATTTCAGAAAAAGAATGACAGGGCATTTTAGTGATCTTTTAATTGAAGAAATTGCCGAGTCATTGTCATTGGGCGAGCAGGTTATTTTATTTCAAAATAGGAGAGGATATTCGCCTATAATTGAATGTTTAACCTGTGGGCATGTTCCGCATTGCCAACAGTGCGATGTGAGTCTAACATATCATAAGCATAAAAATCAGCTTCGTTGTCATTATTGCGGATATTCGATTGCAAAACCTACTAATTGTCATAGCTGTTCAAGTATAGATTTAACTACAAAAGGTTTTGGTACAGAACAGATAGAGCAGGAGTTATCTTCACTTTTTCCTAAAGCGAAAACAGCCAGAATGGATCAAGATACTACTCGAGGTAAATTTGGTTTTGAAAAGATAATAGATGCGTTTAAAAATCGTGAAATTGATATTTTGGTTGGTACACAAATGCTAGCCAAAGGACTTGATTTTGATAATGTGGGCTTGGTTGGAATCATGAATGCTGACAATATGCTTCATCATCCCGATTTTAGGGCTTTTGAGCGTAGTTTTCAAATGATGACGCAAGTCGCTGGAAGAGCAGGAAGATCTGAAAAACAAGGAAAAGTTGTAATTCAGACTTACAATCCGAATCATAATACAATTCAGCAAGTTACAAACCATAATTATATAGGTATGTATAAAGAGCAGTTGTATGATAGGTTGATCTATAAATATCCACCTTATTTTAGAATTATAAAGCTTACGTTAAAGCACAAAGATTTTGATAAACTAAAAGAAGGAGCGATGTGGCTGTATCAGGTTTTGAATCAAAATCTAGGAATACCAGTTTTAGGTCCAGAAGAACCTGCAATAAGCAGAATACGAAATGAATATATTAGAACCATATTAATTAAGATTCCGCAAAATCTTCATTTAGGGAATACAAAAAAAACTATCCAGAAAATGCTGAATAGTTTTGAAGCTGTGGCTCAATATAGAGCTATAAAAGTTGTGATTAATGTAGATTTCTACTAAGACGAGTTAAATTAAGAAGAAGTTGAAAGTGCTTTTACAAGATCTTCTTTTTTATTACGGCTTAAAGGTATTTTGGTGATGCCTATTTCGGCAAATTTACTATTGAAACGTTCAACTTTATCTATATTGATAATATATGATTTGTGGACACGGATAAACTTGTCTTTTGATAAATCATTTTCAAAAGATTTCATAGTAGAAAGAACCAGATTACTATCGTCCTCAGTTACTACTCTTACATAATCTCCAAAAGCTTCAATCCATTTTATTTTTGAAGTAAAGATTTTAAGTTTTTTTAGATTACTTTTGATGAATATATGTTCTCCTTCTTCTTCTTTGATATCTTTTTTAAGCAAATGCATATCAATTGCTCTTTTTACAGAGGCGTTAAAACGATCCACTGCAATAGGTTTTTGAAGATAGTCGGTAGCATCATAGTCGAAAGCTTTTAAAGCATATTCGGCTTTAGAAGTGATAAATATAATCTGCGGTTTTGATTTTAATCCGTCTAGGAAATCAAAGCCGTTAATAACTGGCATTTCTATATCAAGAAATATTAAATCGATATTATTTAATGAGATACAACTTTTTGCTTCAATTGCATTAGAAAAATCCCCGATTAAATGCAAGCCTGGGTGATTATTTACCAATTTGGCAATAATTGTCCTTTGTATAGAACTATCATCTACAACAACACAGTTTAGTTTCATAACATTTAAATTTAGAATAAATTCAGGATAGCAGTAGTAAATGTATTATTTTTTTGTAAAAAAAACTAAAGTTGAGGCATCTTTTTTGCATTATGACGAATAAAAGAAAAAAACTGTTGCATATATAAATTAAATGCTTACTTTTGCACCCAATTTTAACAAATAAATTTTTTATTTATGAATCATTATGAAACTGTTTTCATTTTAAATCCCGTTTTATCTGAGGTTCAGGTGAAGGAAACAGTAACGAAATTTGAAGAATTTCTTACTAGTAGAGGAGCTGAAATGGTATCGAAAGAGGATTGGGGTCTTAAAAAAATGGCTTACGAAATCCAAAACAAAAAAAGTGGTTTTTATCACTTATTCGAATTCAAAGTAGCTGGAGAAGTTCTTTTAGCTTTTGAAACTGAATTCAGACGTGATGAAAGAGTTATGCGTTTCTTAACTGTAAGTTTAGATAAACATGCTATTTCATGGGCTGAGAGAAGAAGAGCAAAATTAAAATCTACTAAAGCGTAATTATTATGTCTACAATCGAGCAATCTGCAAAAGGAAAAAAAGACGGAGATATCAGATATTTAACGCCTTTAAACATTGAAACTAACAAAACTAAAAAGTATTGCCGTTTCAAAAAATCAGGAATCAAATACATCGATTATAAAGATGCTGATTTCTTATTGAAATTCGTTAACGAGCAAGGAAAAATTCTTCCTCGTCGTTTAACTGGAACTTCATTAAAATACCAAAGAAAAGTTTCTGTAGCTGTAAAAAGAGCTCGTCACTTAGCTTTAATGCCATACGTGGCCGATTTATTAAAATAGTATAAAAATCTAGTCGCTGGTTTCTGTTCAAGCAGAACCTAACTTCTAAAAATAAGGACAACAACATGGAAATTATTTTAAAACAAGACGTACAAAACTTAGGATTTAAAGATGATGTAGTATCTGTAAAGCCTGGTTACGGTCGTAACTTTTTAATTCCTCAAGGTTTTGCTACTTTAGCAACTCCTTCTGCTAAAAAAGTTTTAGCTGAAAACCTAAAACAAAGAGCACACAAAGAAGCTAAAGTTGTTGCTGATGCTAAATCATTGGCTGAAGCAATTAAAGCTCTTGAAATTAAAATTTCTGCAAAAGCTGGTGGAGAGAAACTTTTTGGTTCTATCACAAACATCGACATTGCTGAAGCTTTAGAAAAATCTGGAAACGCTATCGACAGAAAATTCATCACTAGTGGTATCGTAAAACGTACTGGAAAATACAGTGCAAGTATCCGTTTACACAGAGATGTAATTGTTGAGTTACCATACGAAATTGTTGCTGAAAAGTAATAGTTTTTAACTCTATACTAAAATCCCGATGCAAATCGGGATTTTTTTGTTTAATATAGAAAGAATAGTAATAATTAGACTTATAGCTAACAGCTAAAGCATAAAGCCTAAAATGAATGAAATACGCAAGATTAACAAAAGAACAATTTGATGAATTACATGCTGAATTTGCAAGTTTTTTGGCTACACAAGCTATAGACAGAAAAGAGTGGGAGGAGCTTAAAGTTAATAAACCAGAAGTAGCAGAACAAGAGCTTGATGTCTTTTCAGATTTAATTTGGGAAGGTGTATTGACTAGAGCAGAATATTTAGAACATTTTTCTAAAAACCATATATTTTTATTTCATTGTTTTGATACTTACATCCAATCGATTGTTTTGAAATCTCTTTCTTCAGATGTTGATTTTTTGACAAAAGAAGGACTACAATGGTTAAGCGATAATATGTTTACTGACAATATTGAAATGAAAGTGGGGAAAAAAGTA includes these proteins:
- the rpsF gene encoding 30S ribosomal protein S6; protein product: MNHYETVFILNPVLSEVQVKETVTKFEEFLTSRGAEMVSKEDWGLKKMAYEIQNKKSGFYHLFEFKVAGEVLLAFETEFRRDERVMRFLTVSLDKHAISWAERRRAKLKSTKA
- the rpsR gene encoding 30S ribosomal protein S18; the encoded protein is MSTIEQSAKGKKDGDIRYLTPLNIETNKTKKYCRFKKSGIKYIDYKDADFLLKFVNEQGKILPRRLTGTSLKYQRKVSVAVKRARHLALMPYVADLLK
- a CDS encoding LytR/AlgR family response regulator transcription factor yields the protein MKLNCVVVDDSSIQRTIIAKLVNNHPGLHLIGDFSNAIEAKSCISLNNIDLIFLDIEMPVINGFDFLDGLKSKPQIIFITSKAEYALKAFDYDATDYLQKPIAVDRFNASVKRAIDMHLLKKDIKEEEGEHIFIKSNLKKLKIFTSKIKWIEAFGDYVRVVTEDDSNLVLSTMKSFENDLSKDKFIRVHKSYIINIDKVERFNSKFAEIGITKIPLSRNKKEDLVKALSTSS
- a CDS encoding DUF6495 family protein, with translation MKYARLTKEQFDELHAEFASFLATQAIDRKEWEELKVNKPEVAEQELDVFSDLIWEGVLTRAEYLEHFSKNHIFLFHCFDTYIQSIVLKSLSSDVDFLTKEGLQWLSDNMFTDNIEMKVGKKVFTEERNSSIFELIKQGAFLSDGQLFSQINTIIES
- the rplI gene encoding 50S ribosomal protein L9; protein product: MEIILKQDVQNLGFKDDVVSVKPGYGRNFLIPQGFATLATPSAKKVLAENLKQRAHKEAKVVADAKSLAEAIKALEIKISAKAGGEKLFGSITNIDIAEALEKSGNAIDRKFITSGIVKRTGKYSASIRLHRDVIVELPYEIVAEK
- the bla-B1-FLAV gene encoding subclass B1 metallo-beta-lactamase, which produces MRKLASIVLFLAVVSNSFGQSKNSPLQISHLTGDFYVYKTFHYYNGILISANAMYLVTDKGVVLFDAPWDKTQFQPLLDSIKTKHNIEVVMLFGTHSHEDRAGGFDFYRKKGIKTYSIKLTDDILKEKNEPRAEFIIPNDTVFTVGQYKFEVYYPGKGHAPDNIVAWFAKDKILYGGCFIKSQEAKDLGYLGDADVKEWERSIKKVQSKFKNPKYVIPGHDGGTTNKSINHTLELVKEYNLSKNASLKTGQK
- the priA gene encoding replication restart helicase PriA, whose product is MYFIEVILPLSLAKTFTYSISEAEYHFIKKGMRVAVPFGKNKIYTGLVLDVHENAPTLYEAKEIHQILDEKPIATEIQIKHWLWIADYYMCGIGDVYRGAFPSGLLLESETIISHKPDVVVNDSELSDDEFLIYEALHHQSSLKVQEIASILNKKNILPILQKLIAKDIIFLEEEIKETYKPKLVRYVKLHSKYESDSGLEKLLAALKNANKQREIVLAYFQISASEKKPITVKKLIEVSNAGSAAVKSLVEKEIFEEYYLQQDRIIFNGEKSEKELQLSEAQENAFSGIKNSFSEKEVCLLHGVTSSGKTEIYIKQIEEYLETGKQVLYLLPEIALTTQLVSRLRLHFGDRVAVFHSKYSNNERVEVWRQTLENSPKAQIVIGARSALFLPFNDLGLLIVDEEHEQTFKQTDPAPRYHARDAAIVLANFHKAKVLLGSATPSIETYFNTQNNKYGLVTLSERYKNVRLPEVVLVDIKDKHFRKRMTGHFSDLLIEEIAESLSLGEQVILFQNRRGYSPIIECLTCGHVPHCQQCDVSLTYHKHKNQLRCHYCGYSIAKPTNCHSCSSIDLTTKGFGTEQIEQELSSLFPKAKTARMDQDTTRGKFGFEKIIDAFKNREIDILVGTQMLAKGLDFDNVGLVGIMNADNMLHHPDFRAFERSFQMMTQVAGRAGRSEKQGKVVIQTYNPNHNTIQQVTNHNYIGMYKEQLYDRLIYKYPPYFRIIKLTLKHKDFDKLKEGAMWLYQVLNQNLGIPVLGPEEPAISRIRNEYIRTILIKIPQNLHLGNTKKTIQKMLNSFEAVAQYRAIKVVINVDFY